The Methanooceanicella nereidis genome window below encodes:
- a CDS encoding DsrE family protein has translation MAKKVKAPGIYAPGSIILTENIIKNMDDPDEGLIMELSPGGETGMDKVAAKYGYSLEISTSDNMVTSRMMPLNKKTEEIDVSGETCPGPAIIVGEMLSGMPSGDRLMVKTLSSDTLDDIAMVARSMGSKIVEKGVIGDRNYVIIEKAEKIQADGAAALNKDSVLIVQSNGIGNAERAYATFIFSKVALSMGKKVIIFTLMDGVSLVKKGNAAIVKHPDFERLDKLMGDVVKAGATIYACELSAKFRGIKPSDLAEGVKMAGAATYLELLSDPGNVIVNF, from the coding sequence ATGGCTAAAAAAGTGAAAGCGCCGGGGATATACGCCCCGGGCTCCATCATACTTACGGAGAACATCATCAAGAACATGGATGACCCGGATGAGGGCCTTATCATGGAGTTAAGCCCGGGCGGCGAAACAGGCATGGATAAGGTCGCCGCGAAGTATGGCTACTCTTTAGAGATAAGCACATCAGATAATATGGTCACATCCCGCATGATGCCTCTGAATAAGAAAACGGAAGAGATCGACGTTTCGGGCGAGACCTGTCCCGGCCCTGCTATCATCGTCGGCGAAATGTTATCCGGGATGCCTTCCGGCGACAGGCTGATGGTAAAAACATTAAGTTCCGACACACTGGACGATATTGCCATGGTCGCCAGGTCCATGGGCTCCAAAATAGTCGAAAAAGGAGTTATCGGGGACAGGAACTATGTCATCATTGAAAAGGCAGAAAAGATACAGGCAGATGGCGCTGCGGCCTTAAATAAGGACAGTGTACTCATAGTCCAGAGTAACGGCATAGGCAACGCCGAGCGCGCATATGCTACTTTCATATTCTCAAAGGTAGCCCTGAGCATGGGAAAGAAAGTTATAATATTCACGCTGATGGACGGCGTCAGCCTTGTCAAAAAAGGAAATGCAGCCATCGTAAAACACCCTGATTTCGAGAGGCTGGATAAGCTGATGGGCGATGTCGTGAAGGCAGGCGCTACGATCTACGCGTGTGAGCTCAGCGCAAAATTCCGGGGGATCAAGCCATCGGATCTTGCCGAAGGAGTAAAAATGGCCGGTGCTGCCACGTATCTTGAGCTCCTGAGCGATCCGGGCAACGTTATAGTGAACTTCTAG
- a CDS encoding DUF169 domain-containing protein, whose protein sequence is MNYEIAAKELKELLGLEGSPVAVKLAKTSGDIPAGISKMPEKTRHCQFVQNARLKGDTGYATPEEHACKGGAGVMGLEALPETVANGSMYHKLGNYRTPEAALETVRAIPREGEKYYASVYAPLEKANFEPDSIVIIATPIQALRLSQAYLHDKGGRMSCDYSGIQSLCADAVVAVKERGVPNMTLGCNGSRKNSGIKDDEVIFGIPAKNLPVIIEALKTFKTKWV, encoded by the coding sequence ATGAACTACGAAATAGCTGCAAAAGAACTTAAAGAGCTTTTAGGGCTTGAGGGGAGCCCTGTAGCTGTTAAGCTAGCAAAGACATCCGGGGATATTCCTGCAGGCATTTCAAAGATGCCGGAAAAGACAAGGCACTGTCAGTTCGTACAGAACGCGCGGCTAAAAGGCGACACAGGATATGCCACCCCGGAAGAGCACGCATGTAAAGGCGGTGCAGGTGTAATGGGACTGGAGGCTCTTCCCGAGACAGTGGCGAATGGGAGCATGTATCATAAGCTCGGCAATTACAGGACCCCTGAAGCCGCTCTGGAGACGGTGAGAGCTATTCCCCGGGAAGGCGAAAAATATTATGCGTCAGTCTACGCTCCGCTTGAAAAGGCAAATTTTGAGCCGGATAGTATCGTCATTATCGCGACGCCAATACAGGCTCTAAGGCTAAGCCAGGCCTATCTCCATGATAAAGGCGGGAGAATGTCCTGCGATTACTCGGGCATACAATCGCTATGCGCTGATGCTGTGGTTGCGGTAAAAGAGCGGGGAGTGCCCAATATGACTCTCGGGTGTAACGGCTCAAGAAAGAACTCCGGTATAAAGGATGATGAGGTCATCTTCGGTATCCCTGCGAAGAACCTGCCGGTGATCATCGAGGCGCTAAAGACTTTCAAGACAAAGTGGGTATGA
- a CDS encoding GAF domain-containing protein — MEELSDTEKLIVSYIESHPPEECMLDKITMGINKSRATVLKYLETLYARGVLEFKFIGRNKLWMLAGAPDKVLEVKQERKAGVSMDIGEMASKISELHMLKYKETELRESIDRPDMIIFSMNRSMDIVSYNDMFKNIFPEANNLRSLIPPSMAIRLDSALSSIVPGSIVSVELDLMEKHGIYRPYRINLSTIQDASGNILGTTAIGEELSAIKRTKRQLEALLYIIRTAGSAGDEKQLLRDTMKGVSEKLLPYIHAAVFLKEEGSIYPAYQTFDIPEHLFKQPEFLLSFLDKCIGSMETLSAKPGDIAYESMRQISESPFTGLFAIPIIDDEKGSGAILLITKDPISSVDLENVEMIADELASGLKMQRLERERSEYVRTLVAMNSISGILNTSKDEDMMLEKAIASTMETLGFDMGCIYIREDDEELMLRAHRNLPENLKNMCISGMFKDLFSKAFEEHELVYITRASKEYDSLDPAIKENNVRTLLILPIKSGDKIIGLLNMGSREEKHYSRMSLENLGSIGLQLGLALERSKLALKLTGKNASKK, encoded by the coding sequence ATGGAGGAACTATCTGATACTGAAAAGCTGATCGTCTCATATATTGAGTCCCATCCGCCCGAAGAGTGTATGCTCGATAAGATCACGATGGGCATTAACAAGAGCAGGGCAACGGTGCTCAAATACCTCGAGACGCTTTATGCCAGGGGAGTTCTCGAGTTCAAGTTCATCGGGAGAAATAAGCTCTGGATGCTTGCCGGCGCCCCGGACAAAGTCCTTGAGGTCAAACAGGAGCGAAAAGCAGGCGTATCCATGGACATCGGCGAAATGGCCTCAAAAATATCTGAGCTCCACATGCTTAAATATAAGGAGACAGAACTACGGGAGTCCATAGACCGGCCTGACATGATAATATTCTCCATGAACAGGTCTATGGATATCGTATCATATAATGACATGTTCAAGAATATTTTTCCCGAAGCGAATAACTTAAGATCATTGATACCTCCGTCCATGGCGATCAGGCTGGATAGTGCGCTTTCATCGATAGTTCCCGGTAGCATCGTATCAGTGGAGCTTGACCTGATGGAGAAACATGGCATATACAGGCCTTACCGGATAAATCTCTCGACGATACAGGATGCTTCGGGGAATATATTAGGCACAACCGCCATAGGCGAGGAGCTTTCCGCGATAAAAAGAACGAAGAGACAGCTTGAGGCCCTCCTGTATATAATCAGGACAGCCGGATCCGCAGGCGATGAAAAACAATTGCTCCGGGATACTATGAAAGGTGTCAGTGAAAAATTATTACCATATATTCACGCTGCAGTATTCCTAAAAGAAGAAGGGTCGATATACCCGGCTTATCAGACTTTTGACATTCCTGAGCATCTCTTTAAGCAGCCCGAATTTTTACTTTCATTCCTGGATAAGTGCATAGGCTCAATGGAAACGCTGTCGGCAAAGCCAGGAGACATCGCATACGAGTCTATGAGGCAGATATCAGAGTCGCCGTTCACAGGCTTATTCGCAATACCGATCATAGACGATGAAAAAGGCTCGGGGGCAATATTACTGATAACGAAAGACCCGATAAGTTCGGTGGATCTGGAAAACGTCGAGATGATAGCGGACGAGCTTGCCAGCGGCCTTAAAATGCAGAGGCTGGAACGTGAAAGATCAGAGTATGTCAGGACCCTGGTGGCAATGAACAGTATATCGGGAATACTGAACACATCAAAGGATGAGGACATGATGCTAGAAAAAGCAATAGCATCGACCATGGAAACTCTGGGGTTCGACATGGGCTGTATCTATATCCGGGAAGATGACGAGGAGCTGATGTTAAGAGCCCACAGGAACCTTCCCGAAAACCTAAAGAACATGTGCATATCGGGCATGTTCAAAGACCTTTTCAGCAAAGCTTTTGAGGAGCATGAACTTGTATATATCACCAGAGCGTCAAAAGAATATGACTCTTTGGACCCGGCGATCAAGGAGAACAATGTAAGAACGCTCCTTATTTTACCCATAAAGAGCGGAGATAAGATAATCGGGCTCCTGAACATGGGAAGCAGGGAGGAAAAACATTACAGCAGGATGAGCCTGGAAAACCTTGGCTCGATAGGGCTGCAGCTCGGGCTTGCGCTAGAAAGGTCAAAGCTCGCCCTGAAACTTACCGGGAAGAACGCTTCGAAAAAATAG
- a CDS encoding glutaredoxin family protein: MATIKIYSQPTCPACNEVKEYLKNKGIEFVDYDVTKDRDALNEMIKTHKVRVTPLILIGDKKLIGFDVLELENALAENK, encoded by the coding sequence ATGGCGACCATAAAAATTTACTCTCAACCGACTTGCCCCGCCTGTAATGAGGTAAAGGAATACCTTAAGAATAAAGGCATCGAGTTCGTGGACTACGACGTGACCAAAGACCGTGATGCGCTGAACGAGATGATAAAAACTCACAAAGTAAGGGTTACACCGCTTATCCTGATAGGCGACAAAAAGCTAATCGGCTTCGATGTCCTGGAGCTTGAAAACGCCCTGGCAGAGAATAAATAA
- a CDS encoding MFS transporter, translated as MEVKKQQLLVLLFSMFIFTLGFGIIIPVMPYYSKNLGATAFDLGLLMASYSLMQFLFAPSWGKLSDRIGRKPVLALGLLGFGVSFVIFGVSDSLWMLLAARIFGGMMSAGIYPSSLAIIADVTGPKDRGKAMGWMGAASGLGMIFGPAISGVISVWGLSAPFFAAGGLAILTMAISYAILPESGKKMSSENMNKKISLVSPLKTAVGIFFILTLTISLVMACFQGTIAYFSMDRFNLSDDVSYIPLMNGPDQGVNVSGPAVMAIICTVMGIFGVICQGFLVNKAIDRLGEEKTVMIGFIISTISLVMTVTTFGLISLLAYSSLFSIGSGLVMPCLNSIISGRTDQNRQGAIMGVLGSYNSLGRIIGPPVGGFIYDINMILPYILSAVISAMGAAAVVRSIKKDGREKTTIQPEIRI; from the coding sequence ATGGAAGTCAAAAAACAGCAGCTATTAGTACTTTTGTTCTCTATGTTCATTTTTACTTTAGGCTTTGGGATCATTATACCCGTAATGCCATATTATTCAAAGAACCTGGGAGCCACCGCGTTTGATCTCGGCCTGCTCATGGCATCATATTCGCTCATGCAGTTCCTGTTCGCCCCTTCATGGGGCAAGTTATCGGACAGGATAGGCAGAAAGCCAGTCCTTGCGTTAGGCCTGCTGGGTTTTGGCGTGTCGTTCGTAATATTCGGAGTGTCCGATTCGTTATGGATGTTATTAGCGGCGAGAATATTCGGTGGTATGATGTCGGCAGGGATATACCCGTCATCTCTGGCCATTATCGCGGATGTGACCGGCCCGAAGGATCGCGGCAAGGCAATGGGATGGATGGGGGCAGCGTCCGGTTTAGGAATGATATTCGGGCCTGCGATATCCGGGGTCATTTCTGTATGGGGCTTATCCGCGCCGTTTTTTGCCGCGGGAGGCCTGGCGATCCTGACCATGGCCATAAGCTACGCGATACTGCCTGAATCCGGGAAAAAGATGTCATCAGAAAACATGAACAAAAAAATATCTTTAGTTTCTCCGTTAAAGACAGCTGTAGGCATATTTTTCATACTGACGCTGACAATAAGCCTTGTGATGGCATGCTTCCAGGGCACGATCGCGTATTTTTCCATGGACAGGTTCAACCTATCCGATGATGTTTCATATATTCCTTTGATGAATGGTCCTGATCAAGGTGTTAATGTTTCAGGACCGGCGGTAATGGCCATAATATGCACTGTCATGGGGATATTCGGAGTGATCTGCCAGGGTTTTCTTGTCAATAAGGCTATTGACAGGCTGGGCGAGGAAAAAACGGTCATGATAGGGTTTATCATATCTACTATAAGCCTGGTGATGACGGTGACGACTTTCGGACTGATATCCCTGCTCGCCTATTCAAGTTTGTTCAGCATAGGCAGCGGTCTCGTCATGCCCTGCCTTAACTCGATAATATCCGGAAGGACTGACCAGAACAGACAGGGGGCAATAATGGGCGTCCTGGGATCATATAACAGCCTCGGGAGGATCATAGGTCCCCCCGTAGGCGGTTTTATATATGACATCAATATGATCCTGCCGTATATATTATCGGCCGTCATATCGGCCATGGGTGCCGCAGCAGTAGTACGATCAATAAAGAAGGATGGCCGGGAAAAGACCACGATACAGCCGGAGATCAGGATTTAG
- a CDS encoding YkgJ family cysteine cluster protein, which produces MENETFTCSKCGSCCAQRLVLLNTADIYRIADHFGLPVDKFMEKYGVIRTITAENKSPRLYLKIIEDKCHFYSDGPGCTIHEVKPLICRLFPGLKPRQTAGDIKSYINKHKIDSRIGSCGIFSLPDSLTIDVDKEALITTAIYDSIEKIYFRDMNRQDLEFVHGLLRMAERDDLRGVVEEYIFNSSRENGLAFEQVMFEIQALCQVHDWSRTPVRIEHEGISIGDGIILVHVSTEDAEKIFSMSSKGEIQVVFSQANASVADEECIFLSVAIKTSGDEGLMLAFPMLKSDLRELSFDGTARLGFFPIDNSMEQICAVNIRIDTTILD; this is translated from the coding sequence ATGGAAAACGAAACGTTCACATGTTCAAAATGCGGCAGTTGCTGTGCGCAGAGGCTTGTGCTCCTGAATACAGCGGATATCTACAGGATCGCAGATCACTTCGGCCTCCCTGTAGATAAGTTCATGGAAAAGTACGGGGTCATAAGGACCATAACGGCCGAAAACAAGAGCCCGAGGCTTTACCTGAAGATCATAGAGGATAAATGCCATTTCTATTCAGACGGCCCGGGATGCACCATCCATGAAGTGAAGCCGCTCATATGCAGGCTGTTCCCGGGACTTAAACCCCGGCAGACTGCCGGCGATATAAAAAGCTATATCAATAAACATAAGATCGACAGCAGGATCGGATCATGCGGCATTTTTTCGCTGCCGGATAGCCTTACGATCGACGTGGATAAGGAAGCCCTGATCACGACAGCGATATATGACTCCATAGAGAAGATCTATTTTAGAGATATGAACCGTCAGGACCTTGAGTTCGTGCACGGCCTTCTAAGGATGGCGGAGCGTGATGACCTCCGCGGCGTCGTCGAAGAATATATCTTTAATTCTTCAAGAGAGAACGGCCTTGCTTTTGAGCAGGTCATGTTCGAGATACAGGCGTTATGCCAGGTGCACGACTGGAGCAGGACACCTGTCAGGATAGAGCATGAAGGCATATCCATAGGGGATGGGATCATCCTTGTACATGTCAGCACCGAAGATGCGGAAAAAATATTTTCCATGAGCTCGAAAGGGGAGATACAGGTCGTCTTTAGCCAGGCGAACGCCAGCGTCGCTGACGAGGAGTGCATATTTTTATCCGTGGCGATAAAGACTTCGGGAGATGAAGGCCTGATGCTTGCTTTCCCGATGCTGAAAAGTGACCTCAGGGAGCTATCTTTTGACGGAACCGCCAGGTTAGGATTCTTCCCGATAGATAACAGTATGGAACAGATCTGTGCAGTAAATATCCGGATCGATACAACGATCCTCGATTGA
- a CDS encoding NAD(P)/FAD-dependent oxidoreductase translates to MKKDILEKGAILQRDKETYAVAPHIPGGICSSDTLRKIADISDKYKAAAIKITGAQRIAIVGLKEEDLDNVWKDLGLEPGAAVGMCVRSIKVCPGTTFCKRGLQDSVNLGLALDNAYHGLSTPAKFKIGVSGCPNSCGESWLKDLGFIGTGKGFKVIVGGDAGRTPRIGTELVDGLTIEQSRDMAEKIINYYRTHADKGERMGAFIERIGFEEFKKIMLG, encoded by the coding sequence ATGAAGAAAGACATACTGGAAAAAGGAGCAATACTGCAGAGGGATAAAGAGACCTATGCCGTTGCGCCGCATATTCCGGGTGGAATATGCAGCTCCGATACTTTAAGAAAGATCGCGGACATATCCGACAAATACAAGGCAGCGGCCATCAAGATCACTGGAGCCCAGAGGATAGCGATCGTCGGATTAAAGGAAGAAGATCTCGATAACGTATGGAAAGACCTCGGCCTCGAACCGGGAGCAGCGGTGGGCATGTGTGTCCGAAGCATCAAAGTGTGCCCGGGAACGACTTTTTGTAAGCGCGGTCTTCAGGACAGCGTTAACCTTGGGCTGGCCCTGGATAACGCATATCATGGGCTTTCCACCCCGGCGAAATTTAAGATCGGCGTATCCGGATGCCCGAACAGTTGCGGGGAATCATGGCTTAAGGACCTTGGCTTCATTGGTACGGGAAAAGGGTTCAAGGTGATCGTCGGAGGGGATGCAGGCAGGACCCCGCGCATCGGCACCGAGCTGGTAGACGGCCTTACCATCGAACAGTCACGGGATATGGCGGAAAAGATCATCAACTACTATCGCACGCATGCGGACAAAGGCGAGCGTATGGGGGCTTTTATAGAGAGGATCGGCTTCGAAGAGTTCAAAAAGATAATGCTTGGGTAA
- a CDS encoding NAD(P)H-dependent oxidoreductase, producing MQRWRCNVCGYEAEADNAPDSCPSCGSLENEFYVKGNHPKDKLDGNAELLIINGSKHRGHNTAYFASLAEEVAKEKGVTYKIIHLADYNIDHCWCCYSMKEDMCRIPCRNAYDDMHKLHDVIMNAKAVLVFCPINWNGMTSRMKVFLDRLTCIENMYLINKSTPLAGRTVGIVINGHEDGAYKTAFDIFMVFQNLGYALAPYGIAYSTHGRQYTSESDIEFFKTDDLMRTYVRNVAHNVIEHSRLEISKKMKILPSCE from the coding sequence ATGCAGAGATGGAGATGCAATGTTTGCGGCTATGAGGCCGAGGCCGATAATGCCCCGGATTCCTGCCCGTCGTGCGGCTCGCTGGAGAATGAGTTCTACGTTAAGGGAAACCATCCAAAAGATAAGCTCGACGGAAACGCCGAGCTCCTGATCATTAACGGCTCAAAGCACAGGGGCCACAATACGGCATATTTCGCCTCGCTTGCAGAGGAAGTAGCAAAAGAAAAAGGCGTAACGTATAAGATCATACATCTGGCCGATTATAACATCGACCACTGCTGGTGCTGTTACAGCATGAAAGAGGATATGTGCAGGATCCCGTGCAGGAACGCCTACGATGACATGCATAAACTTCATGACGTCATAATGAACGCAAAAGCTGTCCTTGTCTTCTGCCCGATAAACTGGAATGGGATGACATCCCGGATGAAGGTGTTCTTGGACCGGCTCACCTGCATAGAGAACATGTACCTCATCAATAAGAGCACACCGCTTGCCGGGCGTACTGTGGGTATAGTCATAAACGGCCACGAGGACGGAGCGTATAAGACGGCGTTCGACATATTCATGGTATTCCAGAACCTGGGTTACGCACTCGCCCCATACGGCATAGCATACTCCACGCACGGGAGGCAATATACGTCCGAGAGCGATATCGAGTTTTTCAAGACCGACGATCTCATGAGGACCTATGTAAGAAACGTGGCGCACAACGTGATCGAGCATTCGAGGCTGGAGATCAGTAAAAAGATGAAAATCCTTCCGAGCTGTGAATGA
- a CDS encoding MBL fold metallo-hydrolase, whose translation MVSITIYDGAETIGGNKIFVEEKGKGVFLDFGMNFELHNAFFEEFLTERDSRGIHDHLYLDLIPKLNIYRDDLITTDVGRLMPAYPSLNVEAVLLSHAHLDHCGCIGMLKETIPIVASNTSIAILKAQRDTGQSRIASEIAYMSPKKKDDGGLLLKPEGREYIGRKFFCTCELSGNMEDFMSKKPGQDGKNSKKLKSGDIKCLDGTCMCFDVKAFEVDHSIYGSTAYVLQGETSVAYTGDIRLHGKNGGQTGDFIKEAKSSSILIIEGTRAGRDNDQNVTEDDVNRNCRSAVENSRGLVIADFSPRNLERLEMFISIAKKTGREPVITAKDAYMLHAIQCADGNERLKGLRIYDELKDKTRNKWETEVVSDRCKDDYVSHDSISKDPGRYILCFSYFDLKHLLDIKPKEGSYIYSSCEAFTEEMALDFKRLNKWLDYFHLKAYGFEMTANGDGQSIDFTKGYHASGHASKDDLTRIIDTIDPDVIIPVHTKDVNWFVENFENVNAIRKGETRDFN comes from the coding sequence ATGGTATCAATTACGATATATGACGGTGCTGAGACAATAGGCGGGAATAAGATATTTGTCGAAGAAAAGGGGAAAGGCGTCTTTCTGGACTTCGGCATGAATTTTGAGCTTCATAATGCATTCTTTGAGGAATTTCTCACAGAAAGGGATAGCAGGGGAATACACGACCATTTATATCTTGATCTGATACCGAAACTAAATATTTATCGTGATGACCTTATCACAACTGATGTCGGCCGCCTTATGCCGGCATATCCTTCTTTGAACGTAGAGGCGGTCCTTTTGAGCCACGCCCATCTTGACCATTGCGGTTGTATAGGCATGTTAAAAGAAACAATACCGATAGTGGCGTCGAATACGAGCATTGCGATACTGAAGGCGCAAAGGGATACCGGACAGTCCCGTATAGCCTCGGAAATAGCCTATATGTCGCCTAAAAAGAAGGACGATGGCGGACTGCTTTTAAAACCGGAAGGCAGAGAATACATCGGTAGAAAATTTTTCTGCACTTGTGAATTATCGGGAAATATGGAAGACTTCATGTCCAAAAAGCCCGGACAGGATGGGAAAAACTCAAAAAAGCTCAAGTCCGGCGATATTAAATGCCTCGACGGAACGTGTATGTGCTTTGATGTTAAAGCGTTTGAAGTGGACCATTCGATATATGGATCCACAGCATATGTTTTGCAGGGGGAGACGTCTGTCGCATACACAGGGGATATAAGATTACATGGGAAAAACGGGGGCCAGACCGGAGATTTCATAAAGGAGGCAAAAAGCTCATCCATACTTATTATTGAAGGCACAAGGGCAGGGAGAGATAACGACCAGAATGTCACCGAAGATGACGTTAACAGGAACTGTCGTTCTGCTGTCGAAAATTCCAGAGGGCTTGTCATTGCGGATTTTTCACCTCGAAACTTAGAAAGGCTTGAAATGTTCATTAGTATCGCGAAAAAGACCGGCAGAGAGCCGGTCATCACGGCTAAAGACGCTTACATGCTCCATGCCATACAATGCGCTGACGGCAATGAGAGATTAAAGGGATTAAGAATATACGATGAGCTAAAAGATAAGACGAGAAATAAATGGGAGACTGAGGTAGTATCGGATAGATGTAAGGACGATTATGTCAGCCATGATAGCATATCAAAAGATCCCGGCAGGTATATTCTTTGTTTCTCTTATTTTGACCTAAAGCATTTACTGGATATAAAGCCAAAAGAAGGCTCCTATATCTACTCTTCATGCGAAGCGTTCACGGAAGAGATGGCTCTTGACTTTAAGAGGCTTAATAAATGGCTGGACTATTTCCATCTAAAAGCATATGGCTTTGAAATGACAGCGAACGGAGATGGTCAAAGCATAGACTTTACAAAGGGTTATCATGCATCCGGCCACGCTTCCAAGGATGACCTTACGCGTATTATCGACACTATAGACCCGGATGTTATCATCCCAGTGCATACTAAGGATGTAAACTGGTTCGTCGAGAACTTTGAGAATGTCAATGCGATAAGGAAGGGTGAAACGCGCGATTTTAATTGA
- a CDS encoding DUF294 nucleotidyltransferase-like domain-containing protein translates to MRLSFSHKLQSESDIRSIQSLEDNGFSCCEIFFADRESLDEQTLNMIDEVSATTNLLLTAHLPYKNINIASVYPYVWESSTDILCKIIDDVSDYVEIVTVHTGYASPSISGSMDRAVENNILALAKMCDCASQYDLMVGVENAMNERFLVGKTFSEMERLFNGVDRGNLGLTLDIGHAHLTGNIEDYLDKKEYIIEIHAHDNFGYSDEHLPIGEGKINWASIYELVKDLDCPWVIENKCMDDALKSIKYVQGLSSESGTYFRLNQLIRAIRSANSPRALLSVNNDMIDLSENALKLGGTGSIVNYIVSSCRDAMACRVSELVLEDLEKTTGQPKHKFALIATGSFGRAEMSVESDQDTVLVLDDKADEKDREYLRIFSENLVNGLASAGFDKCKGNMMASNPKWRGTTSELISHLDSNYERSVIMDSRYIFGDRPLANRFLKTLHYKLHTDPWYAIELAISAINAEVGLEGDSLKIEFFADAEDAFNIKKYGFRIFSASVKALSAKYGITKTNIADRLWKLQDLEVIDKEAFKRYMFAYDQMARVMMIGYVHNIKRGVVSNEFVQPYLLSKKDREGLKEALRIVKELQGVCSSQFAIAKSML, encoded by the coding sequence TTGAGATTATCCTTTTCACACAAGCTTCAGTCAGAGAGCGATATACGCTCGATACAATCACTGGAAGACAACGGTTTTAGCTGCTGCGAGATATTTTTTGCCGACAGGGAATCGCTGGACGAGCAGACGCTGAACATGATAGACGAGGTCTCTGCGACCACAAACCTGCTACTGACAGCCCACCTGCCTTATAAAAACATCAACATCGCCAGTGTCTATCCATATGTATGGGAGAGCAGCACTGACATACTTTGCAAGATAATAGATGATGTCTCCGATTATGTGGAGATAGTGACGGTCCATACGGGCTATGCGTCGCCTTCGATAAGCGGGAGCATGGATAGGGCTGTAGAGAACAACATTCTGGCGCTCGCTAAGATGTGTGACTGCGCATCGCAGTACGACCTTATGGTAGGCGTGGAGAATGCCATGAACGAAAGGTTCCTGGTCGGAAAAACGTTCAGCGAGATGGAAAGGCTTTTCAACGGCGTTGACCGGGGCAACCTCGGGCTGACACTTGACATCGGGCACGCACACCTTACCGGGAACATCGAAGATTACCTGGATAAGAAAGAGTACATCATCGAGATACATGCCCACGATAATTTCGGATATTCCGATGAGCATCTTCCCATAGGGGAGGGTAAGATCAACTGGGCTTCCATTTATGAACTGGTGAAAGACCTTGATTGCCCGTGGGTCATAGAGAATAAGTGTATGGATGATGCTCTGAAGAGTATAAAATACGTACAGGGCCTGTCATCCGAATCAGGCACCTATTTTCGACTGAACCAGCTTATCAGGGCCATACGCTCGGCAAATAGCCCGCGCGCGCTTCTTTCGGTCAACAATGATATGATAGACCTCTCGGAGAACGCCTTAAAGCTGGGCGGAACGGGCAGCATTGTGAACTATATCGTGTCTTCCTGCCGGGACGCCATGGCCTGCAGGGTATCCGAGCTGGTACTGGAGGACCTGGAAAAGACAACGGGACAGCCGAAGCATAAGTTCGCGCTTATAGCTACGGGAAGCTTTGGAAGGGCGGAGATGTCCGTAGAGTCAGACCAGGATACGGTCCTTGTGCTGGACGATAAAGCGGATGAAAAAGACCGCGAGTATTTACGGATATTTTCGGAAAACCTGGTTAACGGGCTGGCCTCCGCCGGCTTCGATAAGTGCAAGGGCAACATGATGGCCAGCAACCCGAAATGGCGAGGCACGACCTCCGAGCTGATATCTCACCTGGACAGCAACTATGAGCGCTCTGTCATAATGGACTCAAGGTATATCTTCGGGGACCGCCCGCTTGCGAACCGTTTCCTCAAGACGCTTCATTATAAGCTTCATACCGACCCGTGGTATGCCATAGAGCTCGCGATATCCGCCATAAACGCAGAGGTCGGGCTTGAGGGAGATTCCCTTAAAATAGAGTTTTTCGCGGATGCGGAAGACGCGTTCAACATCAAGAAATACGGCTTCAGGATATTCAGCGCATCCGTTAAAGCGCTCTCTGCAAAATACGGGATAACAAAGACGAACATCGCTGACAGGCTCTGGAAACTTCAGGATCTTGAGGTCATCGATAAAGAGGCCTTTAAAAGATACATGTTCGCATACGACCAGATGGCAAGGGTCATGATGATTGGCTACGTCCATAATATTAAGCGCGGCGTCGTAAGCAATGAGTTCGTCCAGCCTTACCTGCTGTCGAAAAAAGACCGGGAAGGGCTGAAGGAAGCGCTCAGGATTGTAAAAGAGCTACAAGGAGTATGCAGCAGCCAGTTCGCGATAGCAAAGAGCATGCTATGA